The Deinococcus aestuarii genome includes a region encoding these proteins:
- a CDS encoding metallophosphoesterase family protein, translating to MRVAVIGDVHGNAFALEAVLREVRAAAPDLVVNLGDQVEGSADPARAAAMQADLAAAGALEVRGNNEEKLWPGGRRSPLSRLYGEWLEAHVDAALLARLAALPLSARALDGALFACHGTPESPWDSLLWVWQPDPAGGGFYRAREPRELRDRVEPLAAEVVLCGHTHRPGATRVGDTLVVNAGAVSDQVDGDPRARWTLLDLRRDGWTAGFRAAAYDVEAAVRWSVLHTPFGEGQAALLRSGTFDVRGG from the coding sequence GTGAGGGTGGCGGTCATCGGCGACGTGCACGGCAACGCCTTCGCGCTGGAGGCCGTGCTGCGGGAGGTGCGTGCCGCGGCCCCCGATCTCGTCGTCAACCTCGGCGATCAGGTCGAGGGCTCGGCGGACCCGGCCCGCGCGGCGGCCATGCAGGCGGACCTCGCCGCGGCGGGGGCGCTGGAGGTGCGCGGCAACAACGAGGAAAAGCTGTGGCCGGGCGGGCGCCGTTCCCCGCTGAGCCGCCTGTACGGCGAGTGGCTGGAGGCGCACGTGGACGCCGCCCTGCTCGCCCGGCTGGCCGCCCTGCCCCTGAGCGCACGGGCCCTGGACGGCGCCCTCTTCGCCTGTCACGGCACGCCGGAGAGCCCCTGGGACAGCCTGCTGTGGGTGTGGCAGCCGGACCCGGCGGGCGGGGGCTTTTACCGCGCCCGCGAGCCCCGTGAGCTGCGCGACCGGGTGGAGCCGCTGGCCGCCGAGGTCGTCTTGTGCGGGCACACCCACCGTCCCGGCGCAACGCGTGTGGGCGACACCCTCGTCGTGAATGCGGGCGCGGTGAGCGATCAGGTGGACGGCGACCCGCGCGCCCGCTGGACGCTGCTCGACCTGCGCCGGGACGGGTGGACGGCCGGGTTCCGGGCGGCGGCGTACGACGTGGAGGCCGCCGTCCGGTGGTCCGTCCTCCACACCCCGTTCGGGGAGGGTCAGGCGGCGCTCCTGCGTTCGGGCACCTTCGACGTGCGGGGCGGGTAG
- the dcd gene encoding dCTP deaminase, whose product MSILPDWRIRDLARAGMIEPFEDRLVRTAENGHVISYGLSSFGYDLRCADEWKVFTNAHGNTIVDPKAFDERAFIDIQAKEIIIPPNSFVLARSLEYMRIPSSIMVVALGKSTYARCGIVANVTPLEPGWEGYVTLEFSNTTPLPAKMYANEGCVQLLFFEGERPEVTYGDRGGKYQKQTGVTLPRL is encoded by the coding sequence ATGAGCATCCTCCCCGACTGGCGCATCCGCGACCTCGCCCGCGCGGGCATGATCGAGCCCTTCGAGGACCGTCTGGTGCGCACGGCCGAGAACGGGCACGTCATCAGCTACGGCCTGAGCAGCTTCGGCTACGACCTGCGCTGCGCCGACGAGTGGAAGGTCTTCACGAACGCGCACGGCAACACCATCGTGGACCCCAAGGCGTTTGACGAACGGGCTTTTATCGATATTCAAGCGAAAGAAATTATCATTCCACCCAATTCTTTCGTTCTAGCCCGCAGCTTGGAATATATGCGAATTCCAAGTAGTATTATGGTCGTAGCTTTGGGAAAATCAACATACGCACGTTGCGGTATCGTCGCAAACGTAACGCCTTTGGAGCCCGGCTGGGAAGGATATGTCACCCTCGAATTCAGCAACACGACACCCCTTCCTGCCAAGATGTACGCGAACGAAGGTTGTGTGCAGCTCCTCTTCTTCGAGGGCGAGCGGCCCGAGGTCACGTACGGAGACCGGGGCGGCAAGTACCAGAAGCAGACCGGCGTGACCCTGCCGCGCCTGTGA
- a CDS encoding DoxX family protein translates to MERGPEAGGPPTPSLLALAALFVGAGALHVLRPGPFDRIVPPWVPMSPRTATLVSGAAEIAGGLGLLHPATRPAARVGLLALLVAVFPANAGMAWNAERFRPLPEWALWARLPLQPLLMVLVWRAGRTT, encoded by the coding sequence CTGGAGCGGGGACCGGAGGCTGGCGGTCCCCCCACCCCCAGCCTCCTCGCCCTCGCCGCCCTGTTCGTGGGCGCGGGGGCGCTGCACGTTCTGAGGCCCGGGCCCTTCGACCGGATCGTGCCGCCGTGGGTCCCCATGTCCCCGCGCACGGCCACCCTCGTGAGCGGCGCGGCGGAGATCGCGGGCGGGCTGGGATTGCTGCACCCCGCCACGCGCCCCGCCGCCCGAGTGGGCCTGCTCGCGCTGCTCGTCGCCGTGTTTCCGGCGAACGCGGGGATGGCGTGGAACGCGGAGCGGTTTCGGCCCCTGCCCGAGTGGGCGTTGTGGGCCCGGTTGCCCCTCCAGCCTCTGCTGATGGTGCTCGTGTGGAGGGCGGGGAGGACGACCTAA
- a CDS encoding acyl-CoA thioesterase, producing MARSTPAARAAYPHHHPTPTRWADNDVYGHVNNVTYYAYFDTAVNAYLASRGALDVQGGGVIGLVVETGCVFFAPAAFPETLSVGVRVAHLGRSSVRYELAVFREGEDTACAQGHFVHVYVDRETRRPTGLPAAFRAALEELRVG from the coding sequence ATGGCCCGGTCCACCCCCGCAGCGCGCGCCGCGTATCCGCACCACCACCCGACCCCGACCCGCTGGGCCGACAACGACGTGTACGGCCACGTCAACAACGTCACCTACTACGCCTATTTCGACACTGCCGTGAACGCCTACCTCGCCTCCCGTGGGGCGCTCGACGTGCAGGGGGGCGGGGTGATCGGCCTCGTCGTCGAGACGGGCTGCGTCTTTTTCGCCCCCGCCGCCTTCCCCGAGACCCTCAGCGTGGGTGTGCGGGTGGCGCACCTGGGGCGCAGCAGCGTTCGCTACGAACTCGCCGTCTTCCGGGAGGGGGAGGACACGGCCTGCGCCCAGGGCCACTTCGTCCACGTCTACGTGGACCGGGAGACCCGCCGACCGACCGGGCTTCCCGCCGCCTTCCGCGCCGCGCTGGAGGAGTTGCGGGTGGGTTAG